A single region of the Deltaproteobacteria bacterium genome encodes:
- the dnaE gene encoding DNA polymerase III subunit alpha, which translates to ADLVAVLALYRPGPLDAKLDDGRTMAEVFIQRKCGKEPVRYLHPALEPILADTYGVIVYQEQVMQIAQALAGYSLGDADNLRRAMGKKKKEYMALERERFLAGVKQRGTAEVRLAGEIFDQMETFAAYGFNKSHSAAYALITYQTAYLKAHYPTEFMAGLLSLEAGDVDATYKNIAACRERGIAILPPDVNASREDFTAAGDTIRFGLGAVKGVGSKAIEAILAARDEGPFTSMADFSLRVRGQLVNRRVIENLLKCGAFDSVERNRARLLAGLDEVMRWAASRAEERASTQIGLFGTTAEAVSPPPLPAVVPWPADEELSAEREAIGFFITGHPLDRYEQDLRRFTTATTATLRTRGRELAPGEGERNGRPDTRPRVKLGGVIHSLRLKNSRKGDRYATFVLEDREGVVEVIAWPDTYRRHEAVVQGGAPVVVAGALEISDERCQVIADEILPLARAHAEAIRQVHVRVPLAALERDALATLREVLAAHPGPCDAFLHLECTDESETVLALPASLRVAAGGEIVPAVERVLGAGVMSFR; encoded by the coding sequence CGCCGACCTGGTGGCCGTCCTCGCCCTCTACCGCCCCGGCCCGCTCGACGCGAAGCTCGACGACGGCCGCACGATGGCCGAGGTGTTCATCCAGCGGAAGTGCGGCAAGGAACCGGTCCGCTATCTCCACCCCGCGCTCGAGCCGATCCTCGCCGACACGTACGGCGTGATCGTCTACCAGGAGCAGGTGATGCAGATCGCGCAGGCGCTCGCCGGCTACTCGCTCGGCGACGCCGACAACCTGCGCCGCGCCATGGGCAAGAAGAAGAAGGAGTACATGGCGCTCGAGCGCGAGCGTTTCCTGGCCGGCGTCAAGCAACGCGGGACGGCGGAGGTGCGCCTGGCGGGCGAGATCTTCGACCAGATGGAGACCTTCGCGGCCTACGGCTTCAACAAGAGCCACTCCGCCGCCTATGCGCTCATTACCTACCAGACGGCCTACCTGAAGGCGCACTACCCGACCGAGTTCATGGCCGGGCTCCTCTCGCTCGAGGCCGGCGATGTCGACGCCACCTACAAGAACATCGCCGCGTGCCGCGAGCGCGGCATCGCCATCCTGCCGCCCGACGTCAACGCGAGCCGCGAGGATTTCACCGCCGCCGGCGACACGATCCGCTTCGGCCTGGGCGCGGTGAAGGGCGTCGGCTCGAAGGCCATCGAAGCGATCCTGGCAGCCCGAGACGAGGGCCCGTTCACGAGCATGGCCGACTTCTCTCTGCGCGTGCGCGGCCAGCTCGTCAACCGCCGGGTGATCGAGAACCTCCTCAAGTGCGGCGCCTTCGACTCGGTCGAGCGCAACCGGGCGCGCCTGCTGGCCGGGCTGGACGAGGTGATGCGCTGGGCGGCGAGCCGCGCCGAGGAGCGCGCGTCGACGCAGATCGGCCTCTTCGGGACGACGGCCGAGGCGGTCAGCCCGCCGCCGCTGCCCGCGGTGGTGCCGTGGCCCGCCGACGAGGAGCTCTCGGCCGAGCGCGAGGCGATCGGCTTCTTCATCACCGGCCATCCCCTCGATCGCTACGAGCAGGACCTGCGCAGGTTCACCACCGCCACGACGGCGACGCTGCGCACGCGCGGCCGGGAGCTGGCGCCGGGCGAGGGCGAGCGCAACGGCCGGCCCGACACCCGTCCGCGCGTCAAGCTGGGCGGCGTCATCCACTCGCTCCGCTTGAAGAACAGCCGGAAGGGCGACCGCTACGCGACCTTCGTGCTCGAGGACAGGGAGGGCGTGGTCGAGGTGATCGCCTGGCCCGACACCTACCGCCGCCACGAGGCCGTCGTCCAGGGCGGCGCGCCGGTGGTGGTCGCGGGCGCGCTCGAGATCTCCGACGAGCGCTGCCAGGTGATCGCCGACGAGATCCTCCCGCTGGCGCGCGCCCACGCCGAGGCCATCCGCCAGGTGCACGTGCGCGTCCCGCTCGCCGCCCTCGAGCGCGACGCGCTCGCGACCTTGAGAGAGGTCCTCGCCGCGCATCCGGGGCCCTGTGACGCCTTCCTCCATCTCGAGTGCACGGACGAGAGCGAGACCGTGCTCGCGCTGCCCGCGAGCCTGCGGGTCGCGGCGGGCGGCGAGATCGTGCCTGCCGTCGAGCGGGTCCTCGGGGCGGGGGTGATGTCGTTCCGATAG
- a CDS encoding trypsin-like peptidase domain-containing protein has product MSLLPRGYLDTTVAIEAVHGDGEAMRYRTVGTGFFIGLDYGDRSAAGAENYRLFLVTNRHVLAGRDDLLIRVNTREGAARRVRLALKGGGSRSWEVHPDERVDVAVVLINARVLLEAGMELGYFRPADMAFVSTMKERDIGPGEELFVLGFPMGMSGLERNYVIARAGMIARFDDEILATSRTFLIDAAVFPGSSGGPVIVKPRSDSLAGGRPIDQAYLVGMVRSYLPYEEIAYSLQTDPPTPRMVFTENSGLADVIPMDCVKEAADALASRRSTPAA; this is encoded by the coding sequence ATGTCCCTGCTCCCGCGCGGGTATCTCGACACGACCGTCGCCATAGAAGCCGTGCATGGCGACGGCGAGGCCATGCGCTACCGGACGGTCGGGACCGGGTTCTTCATCGGCCTCGACTATGGCGACCGCTCGGCGGCGGGCGCCGAGAACTACCGGCTCTTCCTGGTGACGAACCGCCACGTGCTCGCGGGCCGGGACGACCTGCTGATCCGGGTCAACACGAGGGAAGGTGCGGCCCGGCGCGTCCGCCTGGCGCTCAAGGGCGGCGGGAGCAGGAGCTGGGAGGTCCACCCGGACGAGCGCGTCGACGTCGCGGTGGTCCTCATCAACGCCCGCGTCCTCCTCGAGGCGGGGATGGAGCTCGGCTACTTCCGTCCGGCCGACATGGCCTTCGTGTCGACGATGAAGGAGCGCGACATCGGCCCGGGCGAGGAGCTGTTCGTTCTCGGCTTCCCCATGGGCATGTCCGGCCTCGAGCGCAACTACGTGATCGCGCGCGCCGGGATGATCGCCCGCTTCGACGACGAGATCCTGGCGACGTCGCGCACGTTCCTGATCGACGCCGCGGTCTTCCCCGGCAGCAGCGGCGGGCCCGTGATCGTCAAGCCGCGCTCGGACAGCCTGGCCGGCGGCCGTCCGATCGACCAGGCCTACCTGGTCGGCATGGTGCGGAGCTACCTCCCCTACGAGGAGATCGCCTACAGCCTGCAGACCGACCCCCCCACGCCCCGCATGGTCTTCACCGAGAACTCGGGCCTCGCCGACGTCATTCCCATGGACTGTGTTAAGGAAGCGGCCGACGCGCTCGCCTCGCGCCGGTCGACGCCGGCCGCCTGA